In a genomic window of Opitutales bacterium:
- a CDS encoding esterase family protein: protein MNREYYSWDSEHLGRKMELLVFGHAGARALVFPTRVGRFFDFENWHLVDCVKDHLENGWLQLFCVDSIDEESWYNDWAHPKGRIDRHQAYERYLVDEVLPLTRYKNSEMFMMTVGCSFGAFHAMNFALRNPAAVGKVIALSGRYDVTKEVDDFRSLVDDYYDDDVYLNNPSHYLPQVSTGPYLDQLRKMEVIMAVGEEDPFVQNNREFADVLESKGVPSRLDVWPGRWHRARFWRNMLPHYV, encoded by the coding sequence ATGAATCGAGAATACTATTCTTGGGACAGTGAGCACCTTGGCCGTAAAATGGAGCTTTTGGTATTTGGCCATGCAGGTGCACGCGCTCTGGTATTTCCCACGCGGGTAGGCCGCTTTTTTGATTTCGAGAACTGGCATCTTGTCGACTGTGTTAAAGACCATTTGGAGAACGGGTGGCTTCAACTCTTCTGTGTGGATAGCATTGATGAGGAGAGTTGGTACAACGATTGGGCACATCCCAAGGGCCGTATCGATCGCCATCAGGCCTATGAAAGGTATTTGGTTGATGAAGTCTTGCCGCTCACTCGGTATAAGAATTCCGAAATGTTTATGATGACGGTCGGTTGTAGCTTCGGTGCTTTTCACGCCATGAATTTTGCATTAAGAAATCCAGCTGCTGTTGGAAAGGTGATCGCACTATCGGGACGCTACGATGTGACCAAGGAAGTCGATGATTTTCGCAGCCTGGTCGACGACTACTATGACGATGACGTCTATCTAAATAACCCAAGCCACTATCTGCCTCAGGTGTCCACTGGACCATATCTTGACCAACTACGCAAAATGGAAGTCATCATGGCGGTGGGAGAAGAGGACCCATTTGTACAGAATAATCGGGAGTTCGCCGATGTTCTGGAGAGCAAAGGGGTCCCCAGTCGCCTCGATGTTTGGCCTGGGCGCTGGCACCGTGCCCGTTTTTGGCGTAATATGCTACCGCACTACGTATAG
- a CDS encoding GDSL family lipase codes for MKWPACLGYSLLEGHESDLNAMIWYEDDIQYLEDHIRPQVIDKKSVVFYGSSSIRLWPELQQSFPKYHIVNMGFGGSTLAGCGWFVDRVFKDISPKALVFYAGDNDLGDGRHPEEVYLFFEAFYAYIRYMHPKIPFTFISVKPSPNRLHLVQQMKLLNEWVEKSLLPDPHATFIDVFSRMSSCVSALSKLYTEDGLHMNSHGYTIWRDALLEHEAEVFGA; via the coding sequence TTGAAGTGGCCAGCTTGTCTGGGCTACAGTCTGCTCGAAGGTCACGAGTCAGACCTCAATGCTATGATTTGGTACGAAGACGACATACAATACCTAGAAGACCACATTCGCCCTCAAGTCATAGACAAAAAGAGTGTGGTCTTCTACGGCAGCTCCTCGATCCGGCTTTGGCCCGAGCTTCAGCAGTCGTTTCCGAAATATCATATTGTCAACATGGGTTTTGGCGGTTCCACACTAGCCGGATGCGGCTGGTTTGTGGACCGAGTCTTTAAAGATATTTCTCCCAAGGCCCTCGTATTCTATGCTGGAGATAATGATTTGGGAGACGGGCGTCATCCTGAGGAGGTCTACCTCTTCTTCGAAGCCTTCTATGCCTATATTCGTTACATGCATCCCAAGATCCCGTTTACCTTTATATCGGTTAAACCCAGCCCAAATCGTTTGCATTTGGTGCAGCAAATGAAGTTGTTGAATGAATGGGTGGAGAAGAGCTTGTTGCCTGATCCGCATGCGACATTTATCGATGTATTCTCACGGATGAGTAGCTGTGTCAGTGCGCTCAGTAAGCTCTACACAGAAGACGGACTACATATGAACTCCCACGGTTATACAATCTGGCGTGACGCTCTACTAGAGCATGAAGCAGAGGTGTTCGGAGCATGA
- a CDS encoding cytosine deaminase, whose product MIYKNALVPQACLPEEFVPTACYDAAINPASLADIHVEGKTILSVEPAQNRELSNCVDLKGNMVWPGFIDAHMHLDKAHTWNRAPNRRGEFWDAIELLSDDKKHWTFEDVYRRASFSLESAWQHGASAIRTHVDTSADFGETSHKAMQELKQVWSGRIDLQTVVLCDVAEFAEPGFGKQMCDLLDSTDGDCLGGMPTMNPNIDAQLDGLFQIAADRGFDVDLHVDESGDPEARCLERIAEAVIRNKFVGKVTCGHCCSLAILDPDSQKRTLAKVADAGISVISLPLCNLYLQDRKRESCNEQNGPLTPTWRGITLVHELKSHGCTVAAASDNVRDAFYAFGDADTFEVYMTLLRIGHLDLALGNSPDYITSHAAEIMGLDNTVGKIAPGHRANLVVFSDVYHFSELLSRPASKRQRIFGDKQWERNLPSYSDL is encoded by the coding sequence ATGATCTACAAGAACGCGCTCGTCCCCCAGGCATGCCTGCCTGAAGAATTTGTCCCAACAGCCTGTTATGATGCAGCAATCAACCCCGCGAGCCTGGCGGATATTCATGTAGAAGGGAAAACGATTTTAAGTGTTGAGCCAGCACAAAACAGGGAGTTAAGCAACTGCGTAGATCTGAAGGGCAACATGGTCTGGCCAGGATTTATTGATGCTCACATGCACCTAGACAAGGCGCATACCTGGAACCGTGCACCCAACCGACGCGGCGAATTCTGGGATGCTATCGAGCTTCTGTCTGATGATAAAAAGCATTGGACCTTCGAGGACGTTTATCGGCGAGCCTCGTTCTCCCTCGAATCTGCATGGCAACATGGCGCCTCCGCTATCCGCACCCATGTCGATACCTCAGCAGACTTCGGCGAGACGAGTCATAAAGCGATGCAGGAGCTCAAACAAGTTTGGTCAGGACGTATCGATCTTCAGACAGTGGTGCTCTGCGATGTGGCAGAATTTGCGGAACCAGGATTTGGAAAACAAATGTGCGATCTCCTCGACAGCACCGATGGTGATTGCCTTGGGGGTATGCCCACTATGAACCCGAACATCGATGCGCAGCTGGATGGCCTCTTTCAAATCGCCGCAGATCGCGGTTTCGATGTAGATTTACATGTAGATGAATCCGGAGATCCTGAAGCACGGTGTCTCGAGCGCATCGCCGAAGCAGTAATACGAAACAAATTCGTGGGTAAGGTTACCTGTGGCCACTGTTGTAGCTTGGCCATTCTCGACCCAGATAGCCAAAAACGAACTCTGGCAAAAGTGGCTGATGCAGGAATATCCGTAATTTCTCTACCCCTCTGCAATTTGTATCTCCAGGACCGAAAGCGCGAATCCTGTAATGAACAAAACGGCCCGCTCACGCCTACTTGGCGGGGGATTACCCTCGTCCACGAACTGAAATCCCATGGATGCACGGTCGCTGCTGCCAGCGATAATGTTCGCGATGCCTTCTATGCATTTGGTGATGCGGACACCTTTGAAGTCTACATGACTCTGCTACGAATCGGGCACCTCGACCTAGCGCTGGGCAACTCTCCAGATTATATCACCAGCCACGCCGCCGAGATCATGGGCCTAGACAATACTGTCGGTAAAATAGCCCCAGGACACCGTGCGAACCTCGTGGTCTTTTCTGATGTTTACCATTTCAGCGAGCTGTTATCTCGCCCCGCTTCCAAGCGCCAACGCATCTTTGGCGATAAGCAATGGGAACGCAATTTGCCCAGCTATAGTGACTTATAA